The nucleotide sequence GGCCTCGTCGACAAGGCCGCCGTCATGTCCGGCTCCTGTCTGCTGGACTGGTTTCCGGGCGCCCTGTATCCCGGCGCCCCGAACGAGACCCCCTACAAGCCGCTCGCCACCGACGAGGCCGACGGTGCCAGGGTCGCGGCGAGCGTCGGCTGCGGCCACGGCAACGCCGCCGCGAAACTGGCGTGCCTGCGGTCGCTGCCCGCCTCCGACGTGGTGAAGCTGAACAACGACTTCGCCGACCACCTCTCGTACGGAACCGATCTGCTGCCCGGCAACCCCGCGACCGCTCTACGGCGCGGTGACTTCGCGCATGTCCCCGTGCTGTCCGGCGGGAACAAGGACGAGGCCAGGTCGTTCGTCGGCGGTGCGCTGCGCGCCGACCCCGCCGCGGTCACCGCGGCGACCTACCCCAAGCTCCTGGCAGCCGCGTTCGGCGACCGGGCCGCCGATGTCGCGGCGGTGTATCCGGTCAAGAAGTACGGTTCCGCTGCCCTGGCCTGGTCCACGGTGATCACGGACGGGGCGTGGACCTGTCCGACCCTCGCGGGAGACCGGGCCCTGGCAGCCAGGACCACCGTCTACGCGTACGAATTCGCCGATCCGCAGGCGCCGAACGTGAACGGGCTCAAGGTCCCCGGCCTGCCGCTGGGCGCCTCGCACGCCACGGACCTGCCGTCCCTCTTCGACCTCGGCGGCAAGAGCCTGCTGCGGACCGGCGGGCAGCAGGCGCTGTCCAGTCGGATGATCGACTACTGGTCCTCCTTCGCGCACGACGGCAGGCCCGTCGCCCCGAAGGCTCCGAGTTGGTCCAGGGCGACGGCGGGGACGGCACCGGCGAAGGACGTGCTGCAACTGACCCCGAGCGGTGACCGCATGGTCGACGCGGCGGCGGCCCACCACTGCGCCTTCTGGCAGGACATCCGCTGACCCGGCACATGGTCCGGGCCGCCAGGGTTCATTCCGCCGTGGCGGTGTGCGGCGGCGCGGTGGCGGGCGGGATGCGGACGGCGAGCAGGGCGATGTCGTCCGTACTCGCGTCACCGAGCCCCGACATCAGCTCGTCGCAGAACGTCTCCAGCGGCTCGCGGGAGAGGGCCGCCGCATGCTGGCGCAGCCGGGTCATCCCGTCGTCGAACGTCTCGCTGCGGCGCTCGATCAGCCCGTCCGTGTACAACAGCAGCGTGCAGCCTGGCGGCAGGGACTCGGTGGCGTCGGAGCGGAGCGCGTCGGGCGTGACCCCGAGCAGGATGCTGCGGCCCCCGGTCAGAAAACGGGTGTCGCCCTCGTCGGTGATCAGCAGCGGGGCCGGGTGGCCCGCCGACGCGTACTCCAGCAGCCAGGGACCGTACGGATCCGGCTTGACGATCAGGCCGTACAGGCAGGTCAGCGTCTGGGTGGGATAGAGGATCTCGTTCGCCGCGTCCAGCCTGGCCAGGATCTTGCCGGGCGGCTCCTTACGGTCACAGGCGATGCCCCGCAGCATGTTGCGCATCTGGCTCATGGCCACGGCGGCTCTCAGGTCGTGACCCGTGACATCGCCGATGATCAGCGTGAGGGCGCCGTCGGGGAGCGGGAACGCGTCGTACCAGTCACCCCCGACCTCGGCGCTGACCCGGGCCGGCGCGTAGCGCGCGCTCAGCTCCACATGGCCCGTGTCGGGCAGGGTGGGCAGCAGGGAGCGCTGCAGCCGCTCCGCCGTGTGCGCGGTCTGGGCGTGCAGGCGCGCGTTATCGACGGCCATGGCGATGCGGTGCGCCAGATCGACGACGAGCGGCAGCCGCTCCTGCTGGTCAAGCCCGTCCTGGTCGACCCGCACCAAGGTCAGCACGCCCACCACTTTGCGGCGCGCCCGCAGCGGCACCAGCACCGCCTGATGCGCCCCCAGCTGGGCGAAGGTCTGCAACTCGATACGTTCCAGGGCGTCGGTCCCCTCGGCGGGCGAGGGGAACTCGGTCAGCCGCAGCGGCCCGGCGCCGCGCAACGCGCGCGCCAGCGGCGCCTGGGAGTCGGCTTCGGCCGCCGGGAGAAGCGCCTCCAGGAAGTCGGGAGGCAGCGCGTTGGGCTCGCGGTGCTCCACGACGACCCGGCGCAGCCGCAGCTCGTCGTCCTCTTCGATCAGGTCGATGGCACACCAGTCGGCGAGGGCGGGCACCAGCACCCGGCACAGCCGCCGCAGCCCGGGCTCCAGCTCCAGGGTGCTGGACAGCGCCTCCGACGCGTTGGCCACGAGCGTCAACCGGTCGAGCGAGTCCTGCACCGCCCGGTCCACGTCGAAATCCCTGTCGCCTTCTGGCTGCGTGCTCAATCGCTTCTTCTCTCTGCTGCGTCGGCGGGGCCGGTTCTGTGCCGGGACGGCTCTGTGCCGGGACGGCTCTCGCGGAACCTAGGCCGAGGTGCGTGT is from Streptomyces sp. NBC_00370 and encodes:
- a CDS encoding carboxylesterase/lipase family protein, with protein sequence MKPTLRHTRWSVLAVAAVLAAAGCGGNGRRSERPITAPLTVNTSSGRLHGLATPTAHQFLGIRFAQPPTGARRWKAPQPVSAATGTTQATKPGPRCAQAAATPGAKAATTEDCLFLNVTTPRDRRPGEKLPVMVWWHGGGYTTGAGSDYDAQRLASQGRVIVVTANYRLGAFGYFGLKGLPGSGTFGLADQLASLRWADSNARAFGGDPGNVTVFGESAGAMSTCAVLSSPKARGLVDKAAVMSGSCLLDWFPGALYPGAPNETPYKPLATDEADGARVAASVGCGHGNAAAKLACLRSLPASDVVKLNNDFADHLSYGTDLLPGNPATALRRGDFAHVPVLSGGNKDEARSFVGGALRADPAAVTAATYPKLLAAAFGDRAADVAAVYPVKKYGSAALAWSTVITDGAWTCPTLAGDRALAARTTVYAYEFADPQAPNVNGLKVPGLPLGASHATDLPSLFDLGGKSLLRTGGQQALSSRMIDYWSSFAHDGRPVAPKAPSWSRATAGTAPAKDVLQLTPSGDRMVDAAAAHHCAFWQDIR
- a CDS encoding PP2C family protein-serine/threonine phosphatase, coding for MSTQPEGDRDFDVDRAVQDSLDRLTLVANASEALSSTLELEPGLRRLCRVLVPALADWCAIDLIEEDDELRLRRVVVEHREPNALPPDFLEALLPAAEADSQAPLARALRGAGPLRLTEFPSPAEGTDALERIELQTFAQLGAHQAVLVPLRARRKVVGVLTLVRVDQDGLDQQERLPLVVDLAHRIAMAVDNARLHAQTAHTAERLQRSLLPTLPDTGHVELSARYAPARVSAEVGGDWYDAFPLPDGALTLIIGDVTGHDLRAAVAMSQMRNMLRGIACDRKEPPGKILARLDAANEILYPTQTLTCLYGLIVKPDPYGPWLLEYASAGHPAPLLITDEGDTRFLTGGRSILLGVTPDALRSDATESLPPGCTLLLYTDGLIERRSETFDDGMTRLRQHAAALSREPLETFCDELMSGLGDASTDDIALLAVRIPPATAPPHTATAE